Part of the Maridesulfovibrio sp. genome, GGTTCAAGGCATTCACGCTTCCGGCCACGCGCATCGCGAAGAACTGCGCATTATGCTTGAAACAGTGCGTCCCAAATATTTTATTCCCGTGCATGGAGAGTACAGACATTTAATAAAGCATTCCCGTCTTGCCGTAGAAACCGGAGTCGCTCCTGAACGTTCATTGGTAATTGAAGACGGTGAACCCGTGACTTTCCTGCTGCACGGCATTCGTTTCGAAGAAAACGTGCCTGTACAATGCACCCTTGTAGACGGCAAAGGAGTTGGGGATGTAGGCCAGACCGTACTCAAAGAACGCCAGCTGCTGGCCGGAGAAGGTTTGGTCATTGTGGCTCTGATCGTCGATGTAAACACCGGCGAAATCCTCAAGGGACCGGAAGTCACATCAAAGGGATTTGTCTTTGAGCAGCAGTACTCTCACCTTCTGGAAGATGCCAAGTGCATTGTACTTGATGTGTTTGAAAACATACCTCCGGGACACACCAACAAACTCAAAGAACGCATCCGATCGGCCCTGCGCCGTTTTTTCCGCAAGGTTCTCGGCCGAGATCCGGTGGTCATTCCCCTTGTTATTTCACTGACCGGAGACGAAGAAAAGGATATCGACGCCAAGTGCGATAAATGTATACTCTAAAAACTCCAAACCCTGTTTGGCTGTTTTTTTTGTTTGTGCTATTTTTATTTTTGCGACTGAATCAGATCATGCCGGGAGATTAAATGAAAGTTTACAGAATCAGACATGGCGAAAATGTATTCTATGCAACTTTGGAAGACGGACATTTTAAAAGTCTGGTAACCGGACAGCCCGGTTCCGTGCCAATTCCATTTTCGGAATGCGCTATCCTGCCCATCGTGGTTCCTTCCAAAATTGTCTGCGTAGGCCTGAACTACAGGGCGCATGCAGCTGAACTGGATATGAAAATCCCGGATGAACCCATGATCTTCCTGAAACCGCCCTCAGCGGTTATCGGAAATAACGATGCAATTGTTATCCCTTCTATTTCCGAACAAGTGGACTATGAAGGGGAGCTTGCCATTATCATAGGGCAGACAACCAAGAACGTTCAGCCGCATGATGTAGACCCCATGATTTTCGGATACTCCTGCGCCAATGACATCACAGCAAGGGATTTCCAGCGCAAGGACACCTTATTCACCCGGGCCAAAGGTTTTGACACATTCGCCCCCATCGGGCCATGTATTGAAACTGATATTGACGTCAGCAGACTTGGCATACGTACTATAGTTAATGATAAGGTCCGGCAGGAAGGCACCATTGCAGACATGCAGTACAGCCCGGCAGAACTGGTCAGCTATATTTCACAACATATGACTCTCAATCCCGGAGACGTAATCATGACCGGTACACCTCCGGGAATCGGAACCCTCAAAGCCGGAGACCGAGTTGAAGTCGAAATCGAAGGAATCGGCAAGCTCAGCAACCCTGTGGTTGACGACGAATCCCTGAAAGCACCGGTCCAGTAAATATTTTCAAAAAAGAATGCACCAAGGGTTGCCTTTTCAGGCTAATTCCCGTAATGGTGCGTAGCCAAATCACACATTCCGGCCTCTATATGGGTGCCTGCAGCGGTTGCAGGTTCATTACAGCCGGAATGGAGGAAAAACCCAGGAGGAAATTATGGCATACGTAACTATGAAGCAGATGCTTGAGACCGGCGTTCACTTCGGTCACCAGACCCGCAGATGGAACCCCAAAATGCGCCCTTACATTTTCGGCGCACGTAATGGAATCCACATTATGGATCTCCAGCAGACTGTTAAACTTTTCCGCAAGGCTCACGATTTCATCGCTGACAACGTAGCTAAAGGCGGCAAAGTACTTTTCATCGGTACCAAGCGTCAGGCTCAAGAAGCTATCGCTGCTGAAGCAAGCCGTGCAGGCATGTTCCACGTGACTCACCGCTGGATGGGCGGAACTCTTACCAACTTCCAGACCATCAAAAAAAGCATCGATCGCCTCAAAAAACTTGAAGAAATGTTCGAAGACGGTTCCATCAAACGCTTCCCCAAAAAGGAAATCGTAATGATGGGTCGTGAGGTTAAAAAACTGAACCTCGCTCTCGGCGGTATCAAAGACCTTAACGGTTCCCCCGCTGTTGCTTTCGTCATCGACCCCAAGCGTGAGCAGATCGCTATTCAGGAATGCCGCAAACTCGGTATCCCCGTAGTTGCAGTAGTAGACTCCAACTGCGATCCCGATATGGTTGACTACATCATCCCCGGTAACGATGACGCTATCCGCGCCATCAAGCTCTTCGCTTCCCACATGGCTGATGCTTGCCTAGAAGGCGCAGCTCGCCGCAAGGAAGACAAAGTTATGGAAGCAGAAGAAACCAAAGCTGCCGAGAAAGCTGTAGAAACTGAAGCTAAAGAAGAAACTCCTCAGGAGGCAGAATAATCATGGCTATTACCGCACAGATGGTTAAGGCCCTGCGTGAGAAAACCGGCGTAGGAATGATGGATTGCAAAAAAGCTCTCGCTGAATGCGATGGCAACGAAGAAAACGCAATCAAATACCTTCGCGAAAAAGGTCTCGCAAAGGCTGCTAAAAAAGCAGGTCGCGCTACCAGTGAAGGTCTGGTTGGCACTTACACCCACA contains:
- a CDS encoding fumarylacetoacetate hydrolase family protein produces the protein MKVYRIRHGENVFYATLEDGHFKSLVTGQPGSVPIPFSECAILPIVVPSKIVCVGLNYRAHAAELDMKIPDEPMIFLKPPSAVIGNNDAIVIPSISEQVDYEGELAIIIGQTTKNVQPHDVDPMIFGYSCANDITARDFQRKDTLFTRAKGFDTFAPIGPCIETDIDVSRLGIRTIVNDKVRQEGTIADMQYSPAELVSYISQHMTLNPGDVIMTGTPPGIGTLKAGDRVEVEIEGIGKLSNPVVDDESLKAPVQ
- the rpsB gene encoding 30S ribosomal protein S2, with protein sequence MAYVTMKQMLETGVHFGHQTRRWNPKMRPYIFGARNGIHIMDLQQTVKLFRKAHDFIADNVAKGGKVLFIGTKRQAQEAIAAEASRAGMFHVTHRWMGGTLTNFQTIKKSIDRLKKLEEMFEDGSIKRFPKKEIVMMGREVKKLNLALGGIKDLNGSPAVAFVIDPKREQIAIQECRKLGIPVVAVVDSNCDPDMVDYIIPGNDDAIRAIKLFASHMADACLEGAARRKEDKVMEAEETKAAEKAVETEAKEETPQEAE